A region of the Trueperaceae bacterium genome:
CTGTATACGGTTCCAACATCCAGGCTGTTTCTGGTCCTAACGCACCATCGGCAAAAAACTTGGCACCTCCTATGGAAAATTGTTCGCTCCCTTGCCCAGTCGCAAGCCCTATCGCTGAGGCGGCCTCAATTTCCTGTTGGGGTATGCAAGCCCAGACTCTTACGGGAAAATCGGCGTCACTTGCTGCTGAAGCAATGCCCCGCCAATAGGAAGACGGTTCATAAGCCATATGATGAGCAGTTGTGATTCCATGGTTAGCTAGATCCTGAGCAGCTTCATGCGCAATTTGGTGTAATTGTTTTTGCGTGGGTTCAGGAATGACGCGAGTTACGACCGAAATTGCTTTTTCCAATAAAAGTCCCGAAAGCCGGCCTTTTTTGTCCCGATGAAATATCCCACCGGAGGGATTAGAAGCGTGTTCATCAATCCCTGCCATTTTCAAAGCTATCGTGTTGACCCAAGCTGCATGGTGATCCTGAGAAAGCAACAGCACTGGTTGGTCAGGAACAATTTCGTCAAGAACTTTTGCTGTTAATCCGCGATCTTTCCATAACGGGAGCGGAAGTCCATTACCCCGTATCCATTCCCCACGAGGAACCTGCCGTGCTTTCTCAACTACAGCTTCTAAGACTGATTCAAGATCATTGCTTCGCCCCAAGCGCAGTTCCCTAAGTTCGAGACCATGTTGCATGAGGTGAACATGACAATCATGAAATCCTGGAAACACTGTGGCGCCGTTGAGATCAATGCCTTTGGCCCCGATCCCAACGGCGGCCTTAACTTCTTCGTGTGGTCCAACTGCCAGTATTTTCCCTCCGGCAAAAGCAACTGCTTGGCCTTCCGGATTACGATCGTCCATCGTATACACTTGGCAATTATGGAGAATCGAGGGTTTCACGAATCAATTTTTCCAAACTTGTTTTTATTACAATAACTAATTGTTACTCGAGTCACGGTCGGGTACTCGCTAACTCAAGTATTACCTCATAATCATCTGGACATCGTGGATCGTCGAGTGCCGCGACATTCCTTCCCGAATGATCACAACGGTCACACTGGCTAACAATTACCCAACCCTTTTTCCCATTATATTCAACACATACCGGTACAAGTAGGCCATTGCAGGTACTAAGACGGTCACCCGGCATGTTATCTACGTGAAGCGAGTACAAGCAATAGGGGCAATGATTCCTGTAACTACCATTACAAAGGGGCGGTACATCCTTACCACAGTTTGCACAAACAAACCCTTCATTCCGGCCTTTTGTGGTGAAACGCTTCACGTAACTAAATCACCTTCCTGGAATTGTCAAACCCGAACAATATTGGTTGAGGTAAGCCCATCAACACGACTAAAAATATTACGAATAGGTCACTGGAAAGAACGTCACAGCCTTTCCGCCTTTAATCAGACATACATAACTCTCCAAATCTTGATCAGCGCTACGAATTTATTAGGGTGCTGCCCAAATTTCTTTGAAACAGGGCGTCTAATTTCGGTTCTCTTCCCATAAATTCAAAGAAAAGCGTCTTTGGCTTTTCACTGTTCCCGCGGGAAAGTACGGAATCAACAAATTCTCGACCAGTATCTCGATTAAAAATCCCTTCCCGTTGAAATCTGGTAAATGCATCTGCATCCAAGACTTCGCTCCACTTATAGCTGTAGTATCCTGCCGCATATCCGCCAGCGAATACATGAGAGAACGCTGCTAGGAAATGATTGTGAGAAAACTCTGGCCGAATAGAAAAGGGCTCCATAATCATTTGGGCGAACTGAATAAGGTCCTCGTCAGAATCGGGATCAAAACGAATATGGCAGGCGAGATCCACCGAACCGAAACTCAGTTGACGCATCTGAGCTCCAGCCTCCATGAAATTTCTCGCCGATATCATCCGGTTAAAGAGGGTTTTAGGTATTGTTTCGCCAGTCTCGACATTTAATGCAAATAAATCTAATGCTTCCCGCTCCCAAATCCAATTTTCCATTATTTGAGATGGCAATTCTACCCAGTCCCTAGCTACATTTGTCCCAGCACGGCTGGGTATTTCCACATCGGACAGTAGATGATGCAACAAGTGTCCGAATTCGTGAAATAAGGTACTGACTTCTCGATGGGTGAGAAGAGCTGGCTGTCCACTTTGAGGGGGGTTAAAGTTTGCTGCCATCAAACCCAAGTGAGGAGAAAATCCATCTTTGGTAGGACCACCGGTGATAAGGGAATTCATCCAGGCACCAGCCTGTTTAGATTCCCTAGGGAAAAGGTCTGTGTAGAATGATCCGAGAAAGGTTTTCGTTTCGTCGCGAACATCGTAAAACTGCACATCTGAATGCCAAATTTGATCATTTGCACGGGGTTCAACGACAATACCAAAAAGCCGATGGCAGATCTCAAACAATCCCTGCAAAACATTATCGAGTGGAAAGTAGGGCCTTAGCTCTTCTTCGTCTAGAGAATATTTCTCTTGACGCATTTTCTCAATAAGATAGGCAGTGTCCCAGGGCTCTAGTTTTTCGATACCCTGACAAGACGCGTACTCCTCGAGTTTTGCAACTTCATCTTCGAAATAGGGTAAGGTGCGTTCGAAGAGTTTTTCCTCGAACTCCACTGCCGCGACTCCAGAACCCACCATGTTTACCTCGAGCCGAAATTCGGCAAAATTGGAATAACCTAAAAGACTTGCTTGCTCTCTCCTAAGTTGCAATATACGCCGCATAATACTCCGATTATCGTAACGCCCAGATGCGCCACGATTCATCATTGCCTCGTACATAGTTTGCCTAAATTCACGTCGGTCTGCATACCGCAATACTGGTTGAACTGAAGGAAGTTGTAAGGTAAACCGGTATCCATCTTTACCATTTTGCTCAGCCGAATAACGAGCGGCTTCGACAAACGAATCAGGAAGTCCTTGAAGTTGATCTTTTTGTCCAATCACCAAGTCGAAATCATTCGTAGCATCAAGTACATTTTCTGCAAATTGGGCCTGCAATGTGCCAAGCTCTATGCTTATTTCCTCAAATCTACTTTTTTCGCTTGGTGATAATTCCGCACCGGATCTTCGGAATTCTTCAATCGTTAATTCTAGATGCCTTTGTTTAGAGGCGTTTAGAGTTTTTGCTTCTTCTGTTTTTGTAAAGCTTTGAATAACCTGCCATAATTCTTGGTTCGTTCCTAGGCTTGCATAAAATTCGGAAAACTCTGGAAGAACCGTTCTATAAGCATCGCGAAGAGCGGGTGTTGTTGATACAGAAATAAGGTGAGCCGTTATTTGCATGGGCCTATCAAGTTACTCTTGAAGTCGCTCTAAAGCTCCTAGCGAGTTATCGTACGTCCTGGTCCTCGTGTCTTTAACAATAGATTCAAGGTGATTCTTTGCACGTTCTATCGCGTACCGAACTCCTGCTATAACATGGTCGGCCTTAATTTCTCGAAATGGAACCAAAAATTCTTTAGACAAAATCGGGTTCATAATTTTCCTTTCAACTATCTAAAGTGATCTAGATCACGTGGGGCAACTACCTACAGTTTACAAGGTGGATGCCATACCTATTTACCTCGTGCAACCGTTATTCGTTTTTATGCTATGAAAGCCTTTGCTGTGACCGAGTACCCTTCGACCGACAAAAGGCCTGGGTTTGGAGATCCGACTGTATTTTTTCGGTAAGGTGTGGCACAGCAAAGGCTTCCAGCCAAAAAGGCCCTGACGGTACTGTACGGGTCTAGTGTCCTGCGTTTACCCGTTTACCCTTCAAGGGTTTTCAGGGCTCGATGATACGATAGGGCTACAAAACGTAGGAGGAATGTAAATTGAGTCAGGAAGTTTTCAATACAGATGTCGTAATCATCGGTGGTGGACCCGCAGGTTTAACAGCGGGTATGTATACCGGCCGTGGCCAATTAGATACGATTATTTTGGAGAAAGGCCTCCCGGGTGGCCAAATTTCCCTTACGGATGAAGTTGAAAATTACCCTGGTTTTGACGAGATGATCACCGGTCCCGAACTATCTCAAAAAAT
Encoded here:
- a CDS encoding amidohydrolase, whose translation is MDDRNPEGQAVAFAGGKILAVGPHEEVKAAVGIGAKGIDLNGATVFPGFHDCHVHLMQHGLELRELRLGRSNDLESVLEAVVEKARQVPRGEWIRGNGLPLPLWKDRGLTAKVLDEIVPDQPVLLLSQDHHAAWVNTIALKMAGIDEHASNPSGGIFHRDKKGRLSGLLLEKAISVVTRVIPEPTQKQLHQIAHEAAQDLANHGITTAHHMAYEPSSYWRGIASAASDADFPVRVWACIPQQEIEAASAIGLATGQGSEQFSIGGAKFFADGALGPETAWMLEPYTGTKTKGMAVDTPAELAQRFPLALEAGLIPVTHAIGDAANRAVLDVISNLSPLLSNFKIPPRIEHAQHVHEADILRFSDLEVTASIQPIHLALDVKTVKAKLTDRVHRAYPIRSLLSAGGLIIFGSDTPIASPDLLAGFTAAVFRRGLRGEILGSTEAILPLEAARAYTVDAARSIGWDHCSGMIRAGFHADFTIFDRNPLKLDPATEIYGTIKSGRWTSKRATV
- a CDS encoding RNHCP domain-containing protein, producing the protein MKRFTTKGRNEGFVCANCGKDVPPLCNGSYRNHCPYCLYSLHVDNMPGDRLSTCNGLLVPVCVEYNGKKGWVIVSQCDRCDHSGRNVAALDDPRCPDDYEVILELASTRP